A section of the Candidatus Paceibacterota bacterium genome encodes:
- a CDS encoding helix-turn-helix domain-containing protein translates to MHQKDALRILISGKNVFLTGAAGSGKTHLLRAFLRWADSELKTCAVTASTGIAATHMGGMTIHAWAGIGIYDSLNDSQVERIAYDKKLNKRFNDTDILIIDEISMLHYSRLDMVDAILRKARNDLRPFGGIQIVCSGDFFQLPPIVRDEVGLPAPFAFRALSWRNADFAVCYLAEQFRQTESIMTRILNEIRAGEVSDDSREALMERIGVKHAKGAITKLYAQNLDVDKINAHHLAEIDGEMHAFPMWSTGPSHLVISLKKSCLAPETLHLKVGARVMFVRNDVMGRWVNGTTGIIESFDAMGAPVVRKSDGRVVSPEEETWLIVDGEKTLATITQYPLRLAWAITIHKSQGMSLDAAEIDLRNAFVKGMGYVALSRVRTIDGLSLVGINNMALAIDEEVQRVDLEFRELSDDNCDAAELLTSPTDEEIAKLLEGASRREAQQKSGLRSGQRSETKDRTERKTRKVREEKQPKEEKQKSNLITRDLLMQNKTPKEIATLRDLSPVTIIEHIEQCIAEGLSVNTALLESLLPPARLLAIAYAIDAEGDEKLGPIKQALPEDYTWDEVKLGRCIVRAKK, encoded by the coding sequence ATGCATCAAAAAGACGCCCTACGCATACTCATCTCAGGGAAAAATGTGTTCTTGACGGGCGCCGCTGGTTCCGGCAAAACGCACCTCTTGCGTGCGTTTTTGCGCTGGGCAGACAGTGAACTCAAAACCTGTGCAGTCACCGCATCAACGGGAATCGCAGCGACACACATGGGTGGCATGACGATACACGCATGGGCGGGCATTGGTATCTATGACTCACTTAATGACTCACAAGTAGAACGTATTGCCTACGACAAGAAGCTAAACAAACGCTTTAACGATACTGATATCCTCATTATTGATGAGATTTCGATGCTTCACTACTCACGTCTCGATATGGTTGATGCCATTTTACGCAAAGCGCGCAATGACCTCAGACCATTCGGAGGAATTCAAATTGTTTGCAGTGGAGACTTCTTCCAACTTCCCCCTATCGTCCGTGACGAGGTAGGTCTTCCTGCTCCTTTTGCATTCCGCGCGCTTAGCTGGCGTAATGCGGATTTTGCAGTTTGCTATCTTGCAGAACAGTTCAGGCAAACCGAAAGCATCATGACGCGTATCTTGAATGAGATTCGTGCAGGAGAAGTCAGTGATGACTCAAGAGAGGCACTCATGGAACGCATCGGCGTAAAGCACGCAAAAGGCGCGATTACGAAGTTGTACGCTCAGAACCTAGACGTTGACAAGATTAATGCGCATCATCTTGCAGAGATCGATGGAGAAATGCATGCATTTCCAATGTGGTCGACTGGTCCTTCGCACCTTGTCATTTCACTCAAGAAAAGCTGCCTTGCACCCGAAACACTTCATCTCAAAGTTGGAGCGCGTGTCATGTTTGTGCGTAATGATGTGATGGGTCGTTGGGTGAATGGAACCACAGGAATCATTGAATCCTTTGATGCCATGGGAGCACCCGTCGTACGCAAATCAGATGGCCGCGTCGTATCTCCGGAAGAAGAAACCTGGCTTATCGTCGATGGCGAAAAAACCCTCGCAACAATCACGCAGTATCCTCTACGCCTCGCATGGGCAATCACTATACACAAGAGCCAGGGGATGTCGCTTGATGCTGCCGAAATCGATCTCCGCAACGCCTTCGTAAAAGGGATGGGTTACGTAGCGCTCTCTCGCGTACGCACCATCGATGGTCTGTCACTTGTAGGTATCAACAATATGGCACTCGCCATTGATGAAGAAGTGCAACGCGTCGACCTTGAATTTCGTGAACTCTCAGACGACAACTGCGATGCAGCTGAGCTACTCACCTCCCCAACCGATGAAGAAATTGCGAAGCTCCTTGAGGGCGCTTCACGCAGAGAAGCACAGCAAAAAAGTGGCCTCCGCAGCGGGCAGCGCTCAGAAACAAAAGACCGCACCGAGCGAAAGACACGTAAAGTACGTGAGGAAAAACAACCAAAAGAAGAAAAGCAAAAAAGCAATTTGATTACACGTGATCTCTTGATGCAGAATAAAACCCCAAAGGAAATCGCGACACTGAGAGACCTTTCACCAGTCACGATCATCGAGCATATTGAGCAGTGCATTGCCGAAGGGCTTTCCGTCAACACCGCGCTCCTAGAGTCACTACTCCCCCCTGCGCGACTACTTGCAATTGCTTATGCTATCGACGCAGAAGGCGATGAGAAACTCGGCCCGATCAAGCAGGCACTCCCCGAGGATTATACTTGGGATGAGGTCAAATTGGGACGCTGTATAGTCCGTGCAAAGAAATAA